GCCAAACTCTCCGAAAACAAGATGCATGACGACACCGTGGCCAAGCGGTTCGGATTCTCGGGCGGCCTCGTCCCCGGCGTCGACGTCCTGGCCTATATGATGCACATGCCGGTGGCGAAGTGGGGCCGGGCCTTTCTCGAACGCGGATTGATCGACGCGCGCTTTGTCAAGCCGGTCTATGACGGCGAGACCGCCGAGGTGACGGCCGAGGAAACCAATGGCGTGCTTTCGATCGAGGTCAAAAGCCGGGGCCAGCTCTGCGCCACCGGGATCGCCTCGTTGCCATCAGCCGCGCCATCGGTTTCGATCGCGGATTACAAGGCGGTCGCCGCGGTGGCCGAGCGCATGCCGGTCAATGCCGCCTCCTATGAGCTTGGCAAATGGCTCGGCACCGTGCCGCGCGACTGGGCCGGCGAGGCAGGCAAGGAATATCTCGCCGATGTCCGCGAATCCGACCCGATCTATGCCCGGGAAGGCCTTGCCCATCCTGGCCTGCTGCAGCGGGTGATGAACAGGGTGCTGGTCGACAACGCCATCCTGGGACCGTGGATCCATGTCGGCAGCACGATGCAGCTGCTGTCGGCCGCCAAGGCCGGCGACGAAATCACTGCGCGGGCCAGGGTCACCGGCAATTACGACAAGAAGGGCCACCGCTTCGTCGAACTGGACGCGCTGGTGGTAGCCAATGGCAAGACGCC
The sequence above is drawn from the Bradyrhizobium sediminis genome and encodes:
- a CDS encoding MaoC/PaaZ C-terminal domain-containing protein; the protein is MPNRLETYRVQAFNTAKLSENKMHDDTVAKRFGFSGGLVPGVDVLAYMMHMPVAKWGRAFLERGLIDARFVKPVYDGETAEVTAEETNGVLSIEVKSRGQLCATGIASLPSAAPSVSIADYKAVAAVAERMPVNAASYELGKWLGTVPRDWAGEAGKEYLADVRESDPIYAREGLAHPGLLQRVMNRVLVDNAILGPWIHVGSTMQLLSAAKAGDEITARARVTGNYDKKGHRFVELDALVVANGKTPLAHCQHVAITQPREQAAA